Proteins from one Triticum aestivum cultivar Chinese Spring chromosome 7A, IWGSC CS RefSeq v2.1, whole genome shotgun sequence genomic window:
- the LOC123151601 gene encoding glutaminyl-peptide cyclotransferase: MTAGSRRRPPPPRRRASPMAPSPLSVSSTNPSPPSSRRVRRTAVAAAGAALATLLLLAAAAAVWRPAYLPAALLRRPPLAAARFYSFDLVREYPHDPAAFTQGLLYGGNDTLYESTGLYHQSSVRKVDLQTGKVLEQHQMDGWMFGEGLTLLGDRLFQVTWRKNDGFIYDRHNFSKRESFTHKMRDGWGLATDGKILFGSDGTSRLYQLDPISLEVTKTVTVKYQDKEVSFINELEYINGEVWANVWQTDCIARVSHEDGQVVSWIFLHELRQQLWNSGNTAIDVLNGIAWDEENNRLFVTGKLWPKLYEIKLRPVDGPPDGSVERLCPRASFY, from the exons ATGACCGCCGGCTCCCGACGgaggcccccgccgccccgccgccgcgcctcccccatGGCGCCTTCCCCCCTCTCCGTATCCTCCACCAACCCCTCCCCGCCGTCCTCGCGCCGCGTCCGCCGCACGGCCGTCGCGGCCGCGGGCGCCGCGCTCGcgacgctcctcctcctcgccgcggcTGCCGCCGTCTGGCGCCCGGCCTACCTCCCCGCGGCGCTCCTCCGccggccgccgctcgccgccgcccggttCTACTCCTTCGACCTGGTCCGCGAGTACCCGCACGACCCCGCGGCCTTCACCCAG GGCCTCCTGTACGGGGGAAACGACACTCTCTACGAGTCCACTGGCCTTTACCACCAG TCGTCGGTCCGGAAGGTTGATCTTCAAACAGGAAAA GTTTTAGAGCAGCAccaaatggatggatggatgtttgGAGAAGGCCTAACACTTCTAGGCGACAG ATTGTTTCAAGTTACTTGGCGGAAGAATGATGGATTCATATATGACCGGCATAACTTTAGCAAA CGTGAGAGTTTTACCCATAAAATGCGTGACGGGTGGGGGTTGGCTACTGATGGAAAAATTCTATTTGGCAGTGATGGTACCTCAAGGTTGTACCAGCTGGATCCAATATCACTTGAAG TGACAAAGACAGTAACTGTGAAATATCAAGACAAGGAAGTTTCCTTTATTAATGAACTGGAGTATATAAATGGTGAAGTATGGGCAAATGTCTGGCAG ACAGATTGCATAGCTAGAGTTTCCCATGAAGATGGCCAAGTGGTGAGCTGGATCTTTCTTCACGAGCTGAG GCAGCAATTGTGGAATTCTGGAAACACG GCCATTGATGTTCTAAACGGTATAGCTTGGGACGAAGAAAATAACAGATTGTTTG TGACCGGGAAATTGTGGCCGAAGCTCTACGAGATCAAGCTGCGCCCGGTCGATGGGCCACCAGACGGGTCTGTGGAGAGGCTGTGCCCAAGGGCAAGCTTTTATTGA
- the LOC123150284 gene encoding 30S ribosomal protein S13, chloroplastic, which translates to MQQSRAWSSLARGIARRLAGGAPSAPISPLQSAAISTGSACLLARQDGGFVHGGFMDSIRIGGVVIPNHKRVEYALQSIHGIGRARARQILSELNLENKVTKDLSKEEIITLREGIAKYMIETDLRRFKSAAVERLEGIRCYRGIRHADALPVRGQRTKTNGRTRKEKRAWVANKSFAASPE; encoded by the exons ATGCAGCAGTCACGTGCATGGTCGTCCCTTGCGCGCGGCATAGCGCGCCGCCTCGCCGGGGGAGCGCCGTCAGCTCCGATTTCTCCTCTCCAGTCCGCGGCAATCTCCACCGGGTCAGCCTGCCTGCTTGCTCGCCAG GACGGAGGTTTTGTTCATGGTGGGTTCATGGATTCCATTCGTATTGGTGGTGTTGTGATACCTAACCACAAGAGGGTGGAGTACGCACTTCAATCCATCCACGGCATTGGCCGGGCACGCGCCCGTCAGATCCTTTCAGAGCTCAATTTGGAGAACAAGGTCACCAAAGACCTCTCCAAGGAGGAGATCATCACCCTCCGTGAGGGgatcgcaaagtacatgattgaaACAGACCTA AGACGGTTTAAGAGTGCGGCGGTCGAGAGATTGGAAGGGATTAGATGCTACAGGGGCATCCGGCATGCGGATGCTCTCCCGGTACGTGGCCAGAGAACAAAGACCAATGGCAGGACTCGCAAGGAAAAGAGGGCTTGGGTTGCCAACAAGTCGTTTGCGGCCTCCCCGGAATAA